In Pseudomonas fluorescens, the following are encoded in one genomic region:
- a CDS encoding preQ0 transporter, which translates to MFFLIAYISSVVLINFAFSTAPHLDIIWSAWGGLVFILRDMVQTRFGHGALAAMLVALVLSYVTSDPSIALASATAFAVSECIDWLVFSITRRPLHDRLWISSALSIPLDTFIFFGMIDALTPGVILTALGSKFAGVTAVWLIMAWRLRKQAVVG; encoded by the coding sequence ATGTTCTTCCTGATCGCCTACATCAGCAGCGTCGTGCTGATCAACTTTGCCTTCTCCACCGCGCCGCATCTGGACATCATCTGGTCGGCCTGGGGCGGGCTGGTGTTCATCCTGCGTGACATGGTGCAAACCCGGTTCGGGCATGGCGCCCTCGCGGCGATGCTGGTGGCGCTGGTGTTGTCCTATGTCACCTCCGATCCGTCCATCGCCCTGGCCAGCGCCACGGCGTTCGCGGTTTCCGAGTGCATTGACTGGCTGGTGTTCAGCATCACCAGGCGCCCGTTGCATGATCGCCTGTGGATAAGTTCGGCCCTGAGCATTCCCCTCGATACCTTTATCTTTTTCGGCATGATCGACGCCCTGACGCCGGGGGTGATCCTCACCGCCCTGGGTTCGAAGTTCGCCGGGGTCACCGCCGTGTGGCTGATCATGGCCTGGCGCCTGCGCAAACAGGCTGTCGTCGGCTGA
- a CDS encoding SIS domain-containing protein has protein sequence MTSKMLEEALSSFEAVQAQLQTLDPQMIEIAGRLRRQPPQVAMTVARGSSDHAASYFAYLTMQLLGIPVASLPMSVVTMQQAPLKVSGQVAFAFSQSGQSPDLVNSLRLLRKRGALSISMVNAEDSPLEAACEFSLPLCAGTESSVAATKSFIATLSASARLIGHWKEDAELLEAGRALPEGLRDAAQQDWSPAIDALRDCQRLMVIGRGAGFAIAQEAALKFKETSAIQAEAFSSAEVRHGPMALIGDNYPLLVFAPRGAEQAGLLSLAADMRQRGARVLLAAPDDVLERDLTLTRAEHPALDPILAIQSFYVMAAGLAVARGMDPDQPRHLSKVTRTH, from the coding sequence TTGACTTCAAAAATGCTTGAAGAGGCGCTGTCCTCGTTCGAGGCCGTGCAGGCCCAGTTGCAAACACTCGACCCGCAGATGATCGAAATCGCCGGGCGCCTGCGTCGTCAACCGCCGCAAGTGGCCATGACCGTGGCACGCGGCAGCTCCGATCACGCCGCCAGCTACTTCGCCTACCTGACCATGCAACTGCTGGGCATCCCGGTGGCGTCGCTGCCGATGTCGGTGGTGACCATGCAGCAGGCACCATTGAAGGTCAGCGGCCAGGTGGCGTTCGCCTTTTCGCAATCGGGTCAAAGCCCGGACCTGGTCAACAGCCTGCGCCTGTTGCGCAAGCGCGGTGCCCTGAGCATATCGATGGTCAACGCCGAAGACTCGCCGCTGGAAGCCGCCTGCGAATTCAGCCTGCCGCTGTGTGCCGGCACCGAAAGCAGCGTCGCCGCGACCAAGAGCTTCATCGCCACCCTCAGCGCCAGCGCCCGGTTGATTGGCCACTGGAAAGAAGACGCCGAACTGCTCGAGGCCGGTCGCGCCCTGCCCGAGGGCCTGCGTGACGCTGCGCAACAGGACTGGAGCCCGGCCATCGACGCCTTGCGCGATTGTCAGCGGCTGATGGTGATCGGCCGTGGTGCCGGTTTCGCCATTGCCCAGGAAGCGGCGCTCAAGTTCAAGGAGACCTCGGCGATCCAGGCCGAAGCCTTCAGCAGCGCCGAAGTCCGTCACGGCCCGATGGCCTTGATCGGCGACAACTACCCGCTGCTGGTGTTTGCCCCACGGGGCGCCGAACAGGCTGGTTTGTTGAGCCTGGCCGCCGACATGCGCCAGCGCGGCGCCCGGGTCCTGCTGGCCGCGCCGGATGACGTGCTTGAACGCGACCTGACCCTGACCCGCGCCGAACACCCGGCCCTCGACCCGATTCTCGCGATCCAGAGTTTCTACGTGATGGCCGCCGGCCTGGCCGTGGCCCGTGGCATGGACCCGGACCAGCCGCGGCACCTGAGCAAAGTGACACGCACCCACTAA
- a CDS encoding L,D-transpeptidase family protein: protein MRWLLALFCLSFVTVSQASAVEPLDGKVIEKILILKSSHQLQLINDGKPLKTYRISLGKRPKGPKLMEGDKRTPEGFYWVDWRKISDRFNLAMHISYPNISDSARARREGVEPGGMIMIHGTPDSEDTPENLFHTLDWTDGCIAMRNMDMREVWNLVPDGTMIEIRP, encoded by the coding sequence ATGCGCTGGTTGCTTGCCCTGTTCTGTTTGTCGTTTGTCACGGTGTCCCAGGCTTCTGCCGTGGAACCCCTGGACGGCAAGGTCATCGAGAAGATCCTGATTCTCAAGTCTTCCCATCAATTGCAATTGATCAATGACGGCAAGCCGCTCAAGACCTATCGCATTTCCCTGGGCAAGCGTCCCAAGGGGCCCAAGCTGATGGAAGGCGACAAGCGCACCCCGGAAGGCTTCTACTGGGTCGACTGGCGCAAGATCAGCGACCGCTTCAACCTGGCGATGCACATTTCCTACCCGAACATCAGCGACTCTGCCCGCGCCCGTCGTGAAGGCGTCGAGCCTGGCGGCATGATCATGATCCACGGCACCCCGGACAGCGAAGACACCCCGGAAAACCTGTTCCACACCCTGGACTGGACCGACGGCTGCATTGCCATGCGCAACATGGACATGCGCGAAGTCTGGAACCTGGTGCCAGACGGCACGATGATCGAAATTCGTCCGTAA
- a CDS encoding CoA pyrophosphatase — MLDELLHRVSNHTPRTLETDRRFPEAAVLVPITRSDEPELVLTLRASGLSTHGGEVAFPGGRRDPEDPDLIFTALREAEEEIGLPPGLVEVIGPLSPLISLHGIKVTPYVGVIPDFVQYQANDAEIAAVFSVPLEFFRKDPREHTHRIDYQGRSWYVPSYRFGEYKIWGLTAIMIVELINLLYDAKISLHQPPKSFISI, encoded by the coding sequence ATGCTGGATGAGCTACTGCATCGGGTTAGTAACCACACACCACGCACACTGGAGACCGACCGTCGTTTTCCCGAGGCCGCGGTGCTGGTGCCCATCACCCGCAGTGACGAGCCCGAGCTGGTGTTGACCCTGCGTGCCAGCGGCCTGTCGACCCATGGCGGCGAAGTCGCCTTCCCCGGCGGGCGCCGTGACCCCGAAGACCCCGACCTGATTTTCACCGCCCTGCGTGAAGCCGAAGAAGAGATCGGCCTGCCGCCGGGGCTGGTCGAGGTGATCGGCCCGCTCAGCCCGCTGATCAGCCTGCATGGCATCAAGGTCACGCCCTATGTCGGGGTGATCCCGGATTTTGTCCAATACCAGGCCAACGATGCCGAGATCGCCGCGGTGTTCAGCGTGCCCCTCGAGTTCTTCCGCAAAGACCCCCGCGAACATACCCATCGTATCGATTATCAGGGCCGCAGTTGGTACGTCCCGAGCTATCGCTTTGGCGAATACAAGATCTGGGGGCTGACGGCGATCATGATCGTCGAGTTGATCAACCTGCTGTATGACGCCAAAATCAGCCTGCATCAGCCTCCCAAAAGCTTTATCAGTATCTGA
- a CDS encoding GntR family transcriptional regulator gives MNDLQALRPDDTQPTPLYLQLARNLEAAIHAGQWKAEQAMPSERNLSETLGISRVTARKALEVLFEQGLIRRNQGSGTFITPRLEQPLSRLSGFSEMLRLKGFVPGSQWLEREITLPTHEELIRLGLSPNDKVARLKRLRKADDTVMAIEMSTLPASIIPKPQAVGDSLYEFLDGIGKPVVRALQHIQAINASDEFAALVGIAPGTAMLLMTRVGYLEDNTPIEVTDTYCRNDYYDFVAELRR, from the coding sequence ATGAACGATCTCCAGGCCCTGCGCCCCGACGACACCCAACCCACGCCGTTGTACCTGCAACTGGCACGCAATCTGGAAGCGGCGATCCACGCCGGCCAGTGGAAAGCCGAGCAGGCGATGCCATCGGAGCGCAATTTGAGCGAGACGCTGGGCATCTCCCGCGTCACTGCACGCAAGGCGTTGGAGGTGTTGTTCGAACAAGGCCTGATCCGCCGCAACCAGGGCTCCGGCACTTTTATCACGCCGCGCCTCGAACAACCGCTGTCGCGCCTTTCCGGCTTCAGTGAAATGCTCCGCCTCAAGGGGTTCGTGCCTGGCTCGCAATGGCTGGAGCGGGAAATCACCCTGCCGACCCACGAAGAGCTGATCCGCCTCGGCCTGTCGCCCAACGACAAGGTTGCGCGCCTCAAACGCCTGCGCAAGGCGGACGACACGGTGATGGCCATCGAGATGAGCACCCTGCCCGCCTCGATCATTCCCAAGCCGCAGGCGGTGGGCGATTCCCTCTACGAGTTCCTCGACGGCATCGGCAAACCGGTGGTCCGCGCCCTGCAGCACATCCAGGCGATCAACGCCTCGGACGAGTTCGCCGCACTGGTGGGCATCGCCCCCGGCACCGCCATGTTGCTGATGACCCGGGTCGGCTACCTCGAAGACAACACGCCCATCGAAGTCACCGACACCTATTGCCGTAACGACTACTACGACTTTGTCGCAGAGCTTCGTAGATAA
- a CDS encoding gamma carbonic anhydrase family protein, whose product MKYRLGDARVETHPQSWVAPNAVLVGKVKLEEGANVWFNAVLRGDNELILVGKNSNVQDGTVMHTDMGYPLTIGTGVTIGHNAMLHGCTVGDYSLIGINAVILNGAKIGKNCIIGANSLIGEGKEIPDGSLVMGSPGKVVRELTEPQIKMLEASAAHYVHNSQRYARDLAEQEE is encoded by the coding sequence ATGAAATACCGCCTGGGCGACGCCCGCGTCGAAACCCATCCACAGAGCTGGGTCGCACCCAATGCCGTGCTGGTGGGCAAGGTCAAGCTGGAAGAGGGCGCCAACGTCTGGTTCAACGCCGTATTGCGCGGCGACAACGAGTTGATCCTGGTCGGCAAGAACAGCAACGTCCAGGACGGTACCGTAATGCACACCGACATGGGCTACCCGCTGACCATCGGCACCGGCGTGACCATCGGCCACAACGCCATGCTCCACGGCTGCACCGTCGGCGACTACAGCCTGATCGGCATCAACGCGGTGATTCTCAATGGCGCGAAGATCGGCAAGAACTGCATCATCGGCGCCAACTCGCTGATCGGCGAAGGCAAGGAGATTCCGGACGGATCGCTGGTCATGGGCTCGCCCGGCAAAGTGGTGCGCGAATTGACCGAGCCGCAAATCAAGATGCTGGAGGCCAGCGCTGCTCACTATGTACACAACTCGCAGCGTTATGCCCGCGACCTGGCCGAGCAGGAAGAATGA
- the nagA gene encoding N-acetylglucosamine-6-phosphate deacetylase: MSEDNILTAHGWVRGRLVHEHGKVVSIEGQPCDPADNDLPYLLPGFIDLHVHGGGGKDIMEGAPAFETITRTHVRFGTTSLLATTMTAPSDEISSVLKAVGEFCELRPQGCARVLGVHLEGPYINPGKLGAQPNFAHTALMAEVEEYLALAPIRVITIAPEIAGHDALIRDLSSRGVRMQIGHTLGSYEEGVAALEAGASSFTHLYNAMSPLHHREPGIVGAALAHAKYAELIPDLLHVHPGAIRVALRSIPCLYCVTDSTAAAGMPDGEYKLGSHTVTKCLGGVRLPDGTLAGSTLTMDQALRNLVKIGLPIAEASQRLSQFPADYLGITERGRLQPGAWADCVRLDRSLKLTAVMVEGEDIDFKNA; this comes from the coding sequence ATGTCCGAAGACAACATCCTCACCGCCCACGGCTGGGTTCGCGGCCGACTGGTGCACGAACACGGCAAAGTCGTGTCGATCGAAGGCCAGCCCTGCGATCCGGCGGACAATGATCTGCCGTACCTGCTGCCGGGTTTCATCGACCTGCACGTTCACGGCGGCGGCGGCAAGGACATCATGGAAGGCGCGCCGGCCTTCGAAACCATCACCCGTACCCACGTGCGCTTCGGCACCACGTCGCTGCTGGCCACCACCATGACCGCACCGAGCGACGAGATATCCAGCGTGCTCAAGGCCGTCGGCGAATTCTGTGAGCTGCGGCCCCAAGGCTGCGCCCGGGTGCTCGGCGTGCACCTCGAAGGCCCCTACATCAACCCCGGCAAACTCGGCGCGCAACCCAACTTCGCCCACACCGCGCTGATGGCCGAAGTTGAAGAATATCTGGCGCTCGCGCCGATCCGGGTGATCACCATTGCCCCGGAAATCGCCGGTCACGACGCCTTGATCCGCGATCTCAGCAGCCGCGGCGTGCGCATGCAGATCGGCCACACCCTGGGCAGCTACGAGGAAGGCGTCGCCGCGCTGGAGGCCGGCGCCAGCAGTTTCACTCACCTCTACAACGCCATGAGCCCACTGCATCACCGCGAACCGGGGATCGTCGGCGCCGCGTTGGCCCACGCCAAATACGCCGAACTGATTCCCGACTTGCTGCACGTGCACCCCGGCGCCATCCGCGTAGCCCTGCGTTCGATCCCGTGCCTGTACTGCGTCACCGACTCGACCGCGGCCGCCGGTATGCCCGATGGCGAGTACAAGCTTGGCAGCCACACCGTGACCAAGTGCCTGGGCGGCGTGCGCCTGCCCGACGGCACCCTGGCCGGCAGCACCCTGACCATGGATCAGGCCCTGCGCAACCTGGTGAAGATCGGCCTGCCCATCGCCGAAGCCTCGCAGCGCCTGTCGCAATTCCCCGCCGACTACCTCGGCATCACCGAACGCGGGCGCCTGCAACCGGGGGCCTGGGCCGACTGCGTGCGGCTGGATCGCTCACTGAAACTGACCGCTGTCATGGTCGAAGGAGAAGACATTGACTTCAAAAATGCTTGA
- a CDS encoding DUF1289 domain-containing protein — protein sequence MTTTERPVASPCVNICALDDDDICTGCQRTVEEITRWSRMDNDERRKVLGLCHERAKASGLVWTVGAKPGN from the coding sequence ATGACCACCACTGAACGCCCGGTTGCATCGCCCTGCGTGAACATTTGTGCGCTGGATGACGATGACATCTGCACCGGTTGCCAACGCACGGTGGAAGAAATCACCCGCTGGAGCCGCATGGACAACGACGAGCGGCGCAAGGTGCTGGGGTTGTGTCATGAGCGGGCGAAGGCCAGTGGGTTGGTGTGGACGGTCGGGGCAAAGCCGGGAAATTGA
- a CDS encoding NUDIX hydrolase: protein MKFCSQCGNPVTQRIPEGDSRLRFVCDSCQAIHYQNPNIVAGCVATWGTKVLLCRRAIEPRRGYWTLPAGFMENGETIEQAAIRETAEEACARVRNLSIYTLIDVPHISQVHVFFRAELADLDFSAGPESLEVQLFDEADIPWDELAFRTVGRTLECFFADRRTEVYPVRSESIPPLAQPAII from the coding sequence ATGAAATTTTGCAGCCAGTGCGGTAACCCGGTGACCCAGCGCATTCCCGAAGGCGATTCGCGCCTGCGTTTTGTTTGCGACAGCTGTCAGGCCATTCACTACCAGAACCCCAACATCGTCGCCGGCTGCGTGGCGACCTGGGGCACCAAGGTGTTGCTGTGCCGGCGGGCTATCGAGCCACGTCGCGGCTACTGGACCCTGCCCGCCGGTTTCATGGAGAACGGCGAGACCATCGAACAGGCCGCCATTCGCGAAACCGCCGAGGAAGCCTGCGCCCGGGTGCGTAACCTGAGCATCTATACCCTGATCGACGTACCGCACATCAGCCAGGTGCATGTGTTCTTCCGTGCCGAACTGGCGGACCTGGACTTTTCTGCCGGCCCCGAGAGCCTGGAAGTGCAACTATTCGACGAAGCGGACATTCCATGGGATGAGCTGGCTTTCCGCACGGTGGGCCGTACCTTAGAATGCTTCTTCGCTGACCGGCGGACCGAGGTTTATCCCGTTCGGTCTGAATCGATCCCGCCACTTGCTCAGCCTGCCATTATCTGA